A genomic window from Candidatus Thermoplasmatota archaeon includes:
- a CDS encoding anaerobic ribonucleoside-triphosphate reductase activating protein, with the protein MLIKGIVETSFLDWDGKISTVLFVPKCNFSCPYCQNWQLIEHTEKFGEISFERIKKFLLERKDFVDGVCITGGEPTLYKDLPEFASALKELGFGIKLDTNGSVPEMIEKLIIEKLVDYVALDFKAPFEKYNLVTRVNAPIAKIKESISILMNSSIDYEFRTTVVPTLLDENDILEIANCIKGCKRYVLQQFVPSEARNEELRKLQPYSKEKLEKIAERAKEYIKEVKLRGVW; encoded by the coding sequence ATGCTAATCAAAGGAATAGTTGAGACTTCATTTCTAGACTGGGATGGTAAAATTTCTACAGTGCTCTTTGTGCCCAAGTGCAATTTCTCATGCCCTTACTGCCAGAACTGGCAGTTAATTGAGCACACTGAAAAATTTGGAGAAATAAGTTTTGAAAGGATAAAAAAATTTCTGCTTGAAAGGAAAGATTTTGTTGACGGAGTATGCATTACAGGCGGAGAACCGACTCTTTACAAAGACCTTCCTGAGTTTGCTAGTGCATTAAAAGAGCTTGGCTTCGGCATTAAACTCGATACTAACGGCTCTGTACCAGAGATGATTGAAAAGTTAATTATAGAAAAACTTGTAGATTATGTAGCGCTTGATTTTAAAGCCCCTTTTGAAAAATACAATCTAGTTACTCGCGTAAATGCGCCTATTGCTAAAATCAAAGAATCAATTTCTATATTGATGAACTCGAGCATAGATTACGAATTTAGAACTACAGTTGTGCCAACGCTTTTAGATGAGAATGATATTTTAGAAATTGCAAACTGTATAAAAGGGTGCAAAAGATACGTCCTTCAACAATTTGTACCTTCAGAAGCTCGTAACGAAGAGCTAAGAAAGCTCCAGCCTTATTCTAAGGAAAAACTAGAAAAAATCGCAGAAAGGGCTAAAGAATATATAAAAGAAGTTAAGCTTAGAGGAGTTTGGTGA
- a CDS encoding nitroreductase family protein: protein MEVYEAIKARRSIRSYKSEPIPEDKLRKVLSAARLAPSAKNLQPWKFIVVRDEETKRKLVGACNNQKFIAEAPVVIVACALPDEAFAFLGGYTSSWLLDLGIAFEHIMLQATEEGFATCWVGSFKEEKVKEVLGIPANIRVVALTPLGYANEVPEARARKQLEEIVCYDKWS, encoded by the coding sequence GTGGAAGTTTACGAAGCTATAAAAGCAAGGCGCAGTATAAGGAGCTATAAGTCGGAGCCTATACCTGAGGATAAGTTGAGAAAAGTATTGAGTGCTGCAAGACTAGCCCCTTCAGCCAAAAATTTACAGCCTTGGAAATTTATTGTAGTGAGGGACGAGGAAACAAAGAGGAAACTTGTAGGCGCTTGCAACAATCAGAAATTTATTGCAGAGGCGCCTGTGGTAATAGTGGCATGCGCTTTACCGGATGAGGCTTTTGCATTTCTAGGAGGCTATACTTCAAGCTGGTTACTAGATTTGGGAATTGCGTTTGAGCATATTATGCTCCAAGCGACTGAAGAAGGCTTCGCTACTTGCTGGGTAGGCAGTTTTAAAGAAGAGAAAGTAAAAGAGGTTTTAGGCATTCCTGCAAATATAAGAGTAGTTGCGCTAACTCCTTTAGGCTATGCAAACGAAGTTCCAGAAGCAAGGGCTAGAAAACAGCTTGAAGAGATTGTTTGCTACGATAAATGGAGTTAA
- a CDS encoding LSM domain-containing protein: MVLPMSVLEKALDTRISLLLKDNRILEGKLVGYDEYMNLVLEDVEEQTAERTRRLGTTILRGNNVVSIAQK; encoded by the coding sequence ATGGTACTACCAATGAGTGTATTGGAAAAAGCGCTTGATACCAGAATTAGCTTACTTCTAAAAGACAATCGCATACTAGAAGGCAAACTTGTAGGCTATGACGAATATATGAATTTAGTACTTGAAGATGTGGAGGAGCAGACTGCAGAGCGTACAAGAAGGCTGGGTACTACAATACTGAGAGGCAACAACGTTGTAAGCATAGCCCAGAAATAA
- a CDS encoding NDP-sugar synthase — MEAVILAGGLGTRLRPLTYTRPKPLLPILNKPMIQRFLETIPKEVDKVIIPLNYLRNMVEDFLKSIDSGKEIICIEEKEPLGTGGAVKNVENYLSDTFLVLNVDVISSIDLSDFIKFHRANKGIATISAWPVEFPEEFGVMELDKDKRILRFQEKPKREEAFSNLINAGAYALELEILDYIPSNKFVSMEREIFPIVLDKRMYGYEFEGYWLDTGRPIDYINAHKILLEKIDKEVGINTKLGRRASLENHILIGNNCEVDGAIQEYSCLGNNVTVSKGSTINSSVLMANVKIGKNSVIKRSILGEGCKVGNKVTLVDTVLGDGCVINDNIRLLNAKLDPNEEM; from the coding sequence ATGGAGGCTGTAATTTTAGCGGGCGGCTTAGGCACAAGGTTGAGACCTTTGACTTATACAAGGCCTAAACCTTTACTACCTATTTTGAACAAGCCTATGATACAGAGATTTCTAGAAACCATTCCTAAAGAAGTTGATAAAGTAATAATTCCTTTGAACTATCTTAGAAACATGGTAGAAGATTTTTTAAAAAGTATTGATTCCGGCAAGGAAATTATATGTATTGAGGAGAAAGAGCCTTTAGGCACCGGCGGAGCTGTTAAAAACGTAGAAAATTATTTATCAGATACTTTCTTAGTTCTTAATGTAGATGTTATTTCTTCAATTGACCTTTCTGATTTCATTAAATTCCATCGCGCTAATAAAGGAATAGCAACAATATCAGCATGGCCTGTAGAGTTTCCAGAAGAGTTCGGTGTAATGGAATTAGACAAGGATAAAAGAATACTGAGGTTCCAAGAGAAGCCTAAGCGCGAGGAAGCATTCTCTAATCTTATCAATGCAGGCGCTTATGCTTTAGAGCTAGAGATTTTAGATTATATTCCAAGCAACAAATTCGTATCTATGGAAAGGGAAATTTTTCCTATAGTTTTAGATAAGCGCATGTACGGGTACGAGTTCGAGGGCTACTGGCTTGATACCGGGAGGCCTATAGATTATATTAACGCGCATAAAATACTGCTTGAAAAAATAGATAAAGAAGTTGGTATCAATACAAAACTCGGTAGAAGAGCGTCTCTAGAAAATCATATTCTAATAGGTAATAACTGTGAAGTTGACGGTGCTATTCAAGAATACTCATGTCTTGGGAATAATGTAACTGTTAGCAAAGGCAGCACAATTAATAGCTCAGTACTCATGGCTAACGTAAAGATAGGCAAAAACTCGGTAATAAAGCGCTCAATTTTGGGCGAAGGCTGTAAAGTAGGTAATAAAGTTACCCTTGTGGATACTGTGCTTGGCGATGGCTGCGTTATAAATGACAATATTAGACTTCTAAATGCCAAGCTAGATCCTAACGAAGAAATGTAG
- a CDS encoding M20/M25/M40 family metallo-hydrolase, translating to MSARRFGWIIVITILLCSTSAVSADSENNSPNDLLEDVSENNIREYIQTLQSFGTRYSFSNNSTLAAKWLFEVMNGFGLWVEYDEFVYNNVTLRNVIGTLNGSSAQTFILSAHYDTINLFDEVKSPSNPNAPAPGANDDASGIAVVLECARVLASAKYNLNASIQFVAFCGEEQGMKGSEHYAERLVSENKTLIGMINLDMVGYPHNSNLTLTYNYDSDWLASAIEQVCLESRIGLSIRKYLDAQAVCDQAPFWKRGTPAVLVSEDYYRNLWNFSYPYLHSANDTSDKLNFSFIAEVARLCTFAVLQISSLHELELKNIELSTLEPYHKETICVSITVRNYGAATNASLKIYDYSRSTTKLIYYENISVDAYTIKTLSFNYTFLTPGRHLICAVIENSTYAELNIYNNIGYRIIECRAAEKISTTLSLLLWLLLFGALAVILHFFVRI from the coding sequence ATGAGCGCAAGAAGATTTGGATGGATTATCGTTATTACAATATTGTTATGTTCAACCAGCGCGGTGAGTGCCGATTCTGAGAATAATTCGCCTAACGATCTTTTGGAAGATGTCTCTGAAAATAACATTAGAGAATATATCCAAACTCTTCAAAGTTTCGGCACAAGATATTCTTTTTCTAATAATTCAACCCTAGCTGCGAAATGGCTCTTTGAAGTGATGAACGGGTTCGGGCTGTGGGTAGAATATGATGAATTTGTTTATAATAATGTAACCCTGAGAAATGTTATTGGTACACTTAATGGTAGCTCAGCTCAAACGTTCATTCTTAGCGCTCATTACGATACTATAAATTTATTTGATGAGGTAAAGTCACCATCTAATCCTAACGCTCCGGCTCCAGGTGCAAATGACGATGCATCTGGCATAGCTGTGGTTTTGGAGTGTGCGCGAGTATTAGCTTCAGCTAAGTATAACCTTAATGCAAGTATTCAGTTTGTTGCGTTCTGTGGAGAAGAGCAGGGGATGAAGGGCTCTGAGCATTATGCTGAGAGATTGGTCTCAGAAAATAAAACATTAATTGGGATGATTAACCTTGATATGGTTGGCTATCCGCACAACTCAAATTTAACGTTAACTTATAATTACGATTCTGATTGGCTTGCATCTGCTATAGAGCAAGTATGCTTGGAGAGCCGGATTGGGCTTTCTATTCGGAAATATTTAGATGCTCAGGCAGTATGTGATCAGGCACCTTTTTGGAAAAGAGGTACGCCAGCAGTCCTAGTAAGCGAGGATTACTATAGAAACTTATGGAATTTTTCCTATCCTTACTTACATTCTGCAAACGATACCTCAGACAAATTAAATTTTAGTTTTATAGCCGAAGTCGCTAGACTCTGCACTTTTGCTGTTTTACAAATCAGCTCGCTCCATGAGCTAGAGCTTAAAAATATTGAGCTCTCTACTTTAGAGCCTTATCATAAAGAAACTATTTGTGTTTCTATCACAGTACGAAATTATGGTGCGGCTACAAACGCAAGTCTAAAAATCTATGACTATTCTCGTAGCACTACAAAATTAATTTATTACGAAAATATTTCTGTTGATGCCTATACTATCAAAACGCTTTCTTTTAATTATACTTTCTTAACTCCAGGCAGGCATTTGATTTGTGCTGTAATTGAAAATTCCACTTACGCTGAGCTGAACATTTATAATAATATAGGATATAGAATAATAGAGTGCAGAGCCGCAGAAAAAATTTCAACTACTTTGAGCTTACTTTTGTGGCTCTTGCTTTTTGGCGCGCTTGCAGTAATTCTACATTTCTTCGTTAGGATCTAG
- a CDS encoding DUF362 domain-containing protein has protein sequence MVKVALVKCKSYAQAEVKSSIHRALELIGGVERIIKPTQKALLKINLLLAKEPEYAVTTHPIIVKAVAELVKELGAIPVVGESSGGVDTTERAFEVCGIKKICSENDIEIINFERMPTTKTAIQAVGRALPLAKPLFDADIVVSLPKLKTHTYMLYTGAVKNFFGALPGDWKNLAHRLAQEPSKFANLLLDILLIIKPKLAIMDGVVGMEGNGPSAGKPIATNLILASEDCLALDFVACKLIGYNPLGVYVIREALRRKLFEPEEIEVVGEKLEKVRIDFKKPVSELSKNVFPKVDPKKCRQCWLCVNSCPVNALSKNKFPILDKKKCIQCYCCHELCPESAVILR, from the coding sequence ATGGTAAAAGTAGCGCTAGTGAAATGCAAAAGCTACGCGCAAGCTGAAGTTAAATCTTCGATCCACAGAGCTTTAGAGCTTATTGGTGGAGTGGAGAGAATAATAAAACCAACCCAAAAAGCGCTTCTCAAGATCAATCTCCTCCTAGCGAAAGAGCCTGAGTATGCCGTGACCACGCATCCCATTATTGTTAAAGCAGTTGCAGAGCTTGTGAAAGAGCTAGGGGCAATACCTGTTGTAGGCGAAAGTTCCGGAGGCGTTGATACTACTGAAAGAGCTTTTGAGGTCTGCGGTATTAAAAAAATATGCTCTGAGAATGATATAGAGATTATAAATTTCGAGCGAATGCCTACAACAAAAACAGCGATTCAAGCTGTCGGAAGAGCTTTACCTCTAGCTAAACCTTTGTTTGATGCAGATATTGTAGTATCACTACCTAAACTAAAAACCCATACTTACATGCTCTATACGGGCGCTGTAAAGAATTTTTTCGGCGCTCTGCCGGGCGATTGGAAAAATTTAGCGCATAGACTTGCGCAAGAGCCTAGTAAATTTGCAAATTTACTTCTAGATATCTTACTGATAATAAAGCCAAAACTCGCAATTATGGATGGAGTAGTTGGAATGGAAGGAAATGGCCCCAGCGCAGGCAAACCTATAGCCACAAACTTAATTCTGGCAAGCGAAGATTGCTTAGCACTCGATTTCGTAGCTTGCAAGCTGATTGGCTACAACCCTCTCGGGGTATATGTTATCAGGGAAGCGCTGAGGAGGAAACTTTTTGAACCTGAGGAAATTGAGGTTGTAGGCGAGAAATTAGAAAAAGTAAGAATTGATTTTAAGAAACCGGTTTCAGAGCTCAGCAAGAACGTCTTCCCAAAAGTGGATCCAAAAAAATGTAGGCAATGCTGGTTATGTGTGAACTCATGCCCTGTAAATGCGCTTTCAAAAAACAAATTCCCTATCCTAGACAAAAAGAAATGTATCCAGTGCTACTGCTGCCACGAGCTCTGTCCTGAGAGTGCTGTGATATTAAGGTAA